The Nocardia arthritidis genome has a window encoding:
- a CDS encoding ABC transporter substrate-binding protein produces the protein MRYTKHFAIALVAVAALLLATGCRDSRTIPMAGGRPQITIMVGGLEKVIYLPAMLTEKLGFFEQNDIDVKLMGEQSGATAETTLLTGDVQGVIGFYDHTIDLQAKDQCIKSVVQFSDVPGEVELVSKADAAQIKSVRDLRGKNLGVTSLGSSTDFLTQALTGQEGMSTADYNRVKVGAGQTFIAGMNHNGIDAGMTTDPTVAQMVKSGDASILVDMRNEAGTRAALGGLYPATSLYMRCETVESHPDIVQKVVTSFVQTLRWIKRHSPEEIAAKMPPQYANAGKDLYVRSVRDSIGMFNGDGLMKAEGAQNVLTILGKYSRNVAPVKDRIRLADTYTTRFVEEALRTNQ, from the coding sequence ATGAGGTACACCAAGCACTTCGCGATCGCACTGGTGGCCGTCGCCGCGCTGCTGCTGGCCACCGGATGCCGTGACTCACGGACCATTCCGATGGCGGGCGGGCGGCCGCAGATCACCATCATGGTCGGCGGGCTGGAGAAGGTGATCTATCTGCCCGCCATGCTCACCGAAAAACTCGGCTTCTTCGAGCAGAACGATATCGACGTGAAGCTGATGGGCGAACAGTCCGGCGCCACCGCCGAAACCACGCTGCTGACCGGTGACGTGCAGGGCGTGATCGGCTTCTACGACCACACCATCGACCTACAGGCCAAGGATCAGTGCATCAAATCGGTGGTGCAGTTCTCCGATGTGCCCGGCGAGGTCGAGCTGGTCTCGAAAGCCGATGCGGCGCAGATAAAGTCGGTGCGGGATCTGCGCGGCAAGAACCTGGGCGTCACCTCGCTCGGATCGTCCACCGACTTCCTGACCCAGGCGCTCACCGGCCAGGAGGGTATGTCCACCGCGGACTACAACCGGGTGAAAGTCGGTGCGGGACAGACGTTCATCGCCGGTATGAACCACAACGGCATCGACGCGGGCATGACCACCGACCCGACCGTCGCGCAGATGGTGAAATCCGGTGACGCGAGCATCCTGGTCGATATGCGCAACGAGGCGGGCACCAGGGCCGCGCTCGGCGGGCTGTACCCGGCGACCTCGCTGTATATGCGGTGCGAGACCGTCGAATCGCATCCGGATATCGTGCAGAAGGTGGTCACCTCGTTCGTGCAGACGCTGCGGTGGATCAAACGGCATTCCCCGGAGGAGATCGCCGCCAAGATGCCGCCGCAGTACGCGAATGCGGGCAAGGATCTGTACGTGCGGTCCGTGCGCGATTCCATCGGCATGTTCAACGGTGACGGACTGATGAAAGCCGAAGGCGCCCAGAATGTTCTGACGATCCTCGGCAAGTATTCGCGCAACGTCGCCCCGGTGAAGGATCGCATCAGGCTGGCCGACACCTACACGACGCGGTTCGTGGAGGAGGCGCTGCGCACGAACCAGTAG
- a CDS encoding cytochrome P450, which yields MELWGLFDPAIRADPYRHYRKLRDQGPSLHDKGAHLFLSHADCARLLRDPEFGHGRGGAATIRSFLFLNPPEHTRLRRLVSAAFTARTVEGLRPRIERIVGDLLDTVVDAGDSDLVAEFARPIPVTVICELLGIPAEDRSRFPGWSHDLALAFDPDLDTHQPPEVLARRDLAHSLFAEYFLALRAERLRHPGRDLVSRLVAEDGGVAGDALAPDEFVATCELLLLAGHETTVNLIGNAIAELIRQPDLYAAGRNSPELVGALVEETLRMHPSVQFVPRLALAPTTFAGHEIAGGDLAIALVAAANRDPDVYPDPDAFRLNRPGAHHLSFGAGPHFCLGAPLARLEATIALTMLLARGRLEATGSIAYTDNNVLHGPAKLPARIRP from the coding sequence ATGGAGCTGTGGGGACTGTTCGATCCCGCGATCCGCGCCGATCCTTACCGTCACTACCGGAAGCTGCGCGACCAGGGGCCGAGCCTGCACGACAAGGGTGCGCACCTATTCCTGAGTCATGCCGACTGTGCGAGGCTGCTGCGCGACCCCGAGTTCGGCCACGGCCGGGGCGGCGCGGCGACCATACGATCGTTCCTGTTCCTGAATCCGCCGGAGCACACCCGATTACGGCGTCTGGTGTCCGCGGCGTTCACCGCGCGCACGGTCGAGGGTCTGCGTCCGCGGATCGAGCGCATCGTCGGCGATTTGCTCGACACCGTTGTCGATGCCGGGGATTCGGACCTGGTCGCCGAGTTCGCCCGCCCGATTCCGGTCACGGTCATCTGCGAATTGCTCGGGATACCGGCCGAGGACCGGTCGCGGTTTCCGGGGTGGTCGCACGATCTGGCCTTGGCATTCGATCCGGACCTCGACACCCATCAGCCACCGGAGGTGCTGGCCCGGCGTGACCTCGCGCACAGCTTGTTCGCCGAGTATTTTCTGGCGCTGCGCGCGGAGCGATTGCGCCATCCGGGCCGGGATCTGGTGAGCCGCCTGGTCGCCGAGGACGGTGGTGTGGCCGGTGACGCCCTCGCACCGGACGAATTCGTCGCCACCTGTGAGCTGTTGCTGCTGGCCGGGCACGAGACGACCGTCAACCTCATCGGCAACGCGATCGCCGAACTGATCCGGCAGCCGGATCTGTACGCGGCCGGGCGCAATAGCCCCGAGCTGGTCGGCGCGCTCGTGGAGGAGACGCTGCGGATGCATCCGTCGGTCCAGTTCGTGCCCCGCCTGGCGCTGGCGCCGACCACCTTCGCCGGGCACGAGATCGCCGGGGGCGACCTGGCCATCGCGTTGGTGGCGGCGGCCAATCGCGATCCGGACGTCTACCCCGACCCGGATGCATTTCGCCTGAATCGGCCCGGGGCGCACCATCTTTCGTTCGGCGCGGGACCGCATTTCTGCCTCGGCGCGCCGCTGGCCCGGCTGGAGGCCACGATCGCGTTGACGATGCTGCTGGCCCGCGGTCGCTTGGAGGCGACGGGCAGCATCGCCTACACGGACAACAACGTGCTGCACGGTCCCGCCAAGCTGCCCGCGCGGATCCGGCCTTGA
- a CDS encoding sensor histidine kinase, giving the protein MARAGSPAFRLRTQVLILQIVIVTLTLGVAFAVFGYVSDRRLGDAYGQRALAIARTVAADPQVRAEVARYAPGSALPEPELRRQLAAGPLEQIAVEATRRTGALFVVITDDAGMRLAHPDLDRLTERVSTDPSVPLGGGEEITTERGTLGNSVRAKVPVLEPDTDRVVGAVSVGISTEALRGQLLDDLRTAALLVAVALVFGIIGSALLARRWRGLTLGLEPNELAELVRGQAAVLHGIGRGVLAVDSRWRTTFVNDEARRLLGIDAELGQPVDEIGLTPRVLEVFRALDSQPTPATVGSHIVVVAARPVSRDGRDLGAVLTVRDRTDVEALTRQLDAVQTMSTVLRAQRHEFSNKLHLLSGLLHGGRTEEAAHVVDELVGAGPLGAATPGIDAIHDTYLQAFLAAKAAHSRESGVQLTLGANTWVAGSVADPVDVTTVLGNLLDNAIEAARISDNPVKQVDVELLQEDSTLHIVVADSGDGVAPEVVDTLFTEGVSTRTDPADGQAAPTGWVGAGVPGGRGVGLALIRQIARAHGGDVRLAAPRGANPPLTGAEFIARLPGVLVDSEMPWPQQI; this is encoded by the coding sequence ATGGCCAGAGCGGGATCACCGGCCTTCCGGTTGCGCACCCAGGTGCTGATATTGCAGATCGTGATCGTGACGCTGACTCTCGGCGTCGCGTTCGCGGTCTTCGGCTATGTCAGTGACCGGCGTCTCGGTGACGCGTACGGTCAGCGCGCGCTCGCCATCGCCCGCACCGTCGCCGCCGATCCGCAGGTGCGCGCCGAGGTCGCCCGGTACGCGCCGGGCTCCGCGCTGCCCGAACCCGAGCTGCGGCGCCAGCTGGCGGCGGGCCCGCTGGAACAGATAGCCGTCGAGGCCACCCGGCGCACCGGCGCGCTGTTCGTCGTCATCACCGACGACGCCGGGATGCGGCTGGCCCACCCCGATCTGGACCGGCTCACCGAACGGGTCAGCACCGATCCGTCGGTCCCGCTCGGCGGCGGCGAGGAGATCACCACCGAGCGCGGCACCCTCGGCAATTCGGTGCGCGCGAAGGTGCCCGTGCTGGAACCCGATACGGATCGGGTGGTCGGCGCGGTGAGCGTCGGCATCTCCACCGAGGCGCTGCGCGGCCAGCTGCTCGACGACCTGCGCACCGCCGCTCTGCTGGTGGCCGTCGCGTTGGTGTTCGGCATCATCGGCTCGGCACTGCTCGCCCGCCGCTGGCGCGGGCTCACCCTCGGCCTGGAACCCAACGAACTCGCCGAACTGGTGCGCGGCCAGGCCGCGGTGCTGCACGGCATCGGGCGCGGGGTGCTCGCCGTCGATTCGCGCTGGCGCACCACCTTCGTCAACGACGAGGCGCGCAGGCTGCTCGGCATCGACGCCGAACTCGGCCAGCCGGTCGACGAGATCGGGCTCACGCCACGGGTTCTGGAGGTGTTCCGGGCGCTCGACTCCCAGCCGACCCCGGCCACCGTCGGCTCGCATATCGTCGTGGTGGCCGCCCGCCCGGTCAGCCGGGACGGTCGCGACCTCGGCGCAGTGCTCACCGTGCGCGACCGCACCGATGTCGAGGCGCTCACCAGACAGCTCGACGCGGTGCAGACGATGAGCACCGTGCTGCGCGCCCAGCGCCACGAATTCTCCAACAAACTGCACCTGCTCAGCGGGCTGCTGCACGGCGGGCGCACCGAGGAGGCCGCCCATGTCGTCGACGAATTGGTCGGCGCGGGCCCGCTGGGCGCGGCGACACCCGGTATCGATGCCATCCACGACACCTATCTGCAGGCCTTCCTCGCCGCCAAGGCGGCGCACTCGCGCGAGAGCGGGGTGCAGCTGACGCTCGGCGCGAACACCTGGGTGGCGGGCAGCGTCGCCGACCCGGTCGACGTCACCACCGTGCTCGGCAATCTGCTCGACAACGCCATCGAGGCGGCGCGCATCTCCGACAACCCGGTGAAGCAGGTGGATGTGGAACTGCTGCAAGAGGATTCGACGCTGCACATCGTGGTGGCGGACAGCGGCGACGGGGTGGCGCCCGAGGTGGTCGACACGCTGTTCACCGAGGGTGTCTCCACCCGGACCGACCCGGCTGACGGGCAGGCGGCGCCGACGGGGTGGGTCGGCGCCGGCGTACCCGGCGGCCGCGGCGTCGGCCTCGCGCTCATCCGCCAGATCGCCCGCGCGCACGGCGGCGATGTCCGGCTCGCCGCGCCGCGCGGCGCCAACCCGCCGCTCACCGGCGCCGAATTCATTGCCCGACTACCCGGAGTCCTTGTAGACAGCGAGATGCCATGGCCGCAACAGATCTGA
- a CDS encoding SRPBCC family protein has product MYVIAEESIITGDIAQIWQAATDVENWPSWDPHEQAARIDGPFEPGTQGWVKPKGAPAGPFMLVAVEPERSWTSEAAIPFGKIRGHYTYDPLGDGTVRVAKRMEVHGPFVPIFRLIWERGIRTDMRLTMAALEKEARRLTIAKEDADRG; this is encoded by the coding sequence ATGTACGTCATCGCCGAAGAATCCATCATCACCGGGGATATCGCGCAGATCTGGCAGGCCGCCACCGACGTCGAGAACTGGCCGTCCTGGGATCCGCACGAGCAGGCGGCCCGCATCGACGGCCCGTTCGAGCCGGGCACCCAGGGATGGGTGAAGCCCAAGGGTGCGCCCGCCGGGCCGTTCATGCTGGTGGCGGTCGAACCGGAGCGCTCGTGGACCAGCGAGGCGGCCATCCCGTTCGGCAAGATCCGCGGCCACTACACCTACGACCCGCTCGGCGACGGTACTGTCCGAGTCGCCAAGCGCATGGAGGTGCACGGACCGTTCGTCCCGATCTTCCGGCTCATCTGGGAGCGGGGGATCCGCACCGATATGCGCCTGACCATGGCCGCGCTGGAAAAGGAGGCGCGGCGCCTGACCATCGCGAAGGAGGACGCCGACCGTGGCTGA
- a CDS encoding ABC transporter ATP-binding protein — MTVPLIELRGATKRFPGSNGGIHTAVKNLDLQVAPGEFVAVVGPTGCGKSTTLSLVSGLEPASAGRAMVHGKDVHGIPDGVGYMFQQDAVLPWKSVLDNVALGPRLRGAPKSEARERAKAWVVKVGLAGFENYYPHQLSGGMRKRVALAQTLVNEPEIILMDEPFSALDVQTRQLMQDELLRVWSGTGAAVIFVTHDLEEAIVLADRVIVMTASPATICGNFPVALDRPRNVEEVRLTGEFRDIYSEIWRTLRDQVEAARAQGASRVA, encoded by the coding sequence ATGACCGTTCCACTCATCGAGCTGCGCGGCGCGACGAAGCGATTTCCCGGCTCGAACGGCGGCATTCACACGGCCGTCAAGAATCTCGATCTCCAAGTTGCCCCAGGCGAATTCGTCGCCGTCGTCGGACCGACCGGATGCGGCAAATCGACGACGCTATCCCTCGTCTCCGGGCTCGAACCGGCCTCCGCGGGCCGAGCCATGGTGCACGGCAAGGACGTTCACGGAATCCCCGATGGCGTCGGCTATATGTTCCAGCAGGACGCGGTGCTGCCGTGGAAGAGCGTGCTCGACAATGTCGCGCTCGGCCCCCGGCTGCGCGGCGCGCCGAAATCCGAAGCGCGCGAACGGGCGAAGGCCTGGGTGGTGAAGGTGGGCCTCGCGGGCTTCGAGAACTATTACCCGCATCAGCTCTCCGGCGGTATGCGCAAGCGGGTCGCGCTGGCGCAGACGCTGGTCAACGAGCCCGAAATCATTTTGATGGACGAGCCTTTCAGCGCGCTCGACGTGCAGACCCGTCAGCTGATGCAGGACGAACTGCTGCGGGTGTGGTCCGGTACCGGCGCGGCCGTCATCTTCGTCACCCACGATCTGGAGGAGGCCATCGTGCTGGCCGACCGGGTGATCGTGATGACCGCGAGTCCGGCCACCATCTGCGGGAATTTCCCTGTCGCGCTTGATCGTCCGCGCAATGTGGAGGAGGTGCGGCTCACCGGGGAGTTCCGCGACATCTATTCCGAGATCTGGCGGACGCTGCGCGATCAGGTCGAGGCGGCCCGAGCTCAGGGGGCCTCCCGTGTCGCATGA
- a CDS encoding response regulator, with amino-acid sequence MAATDLTVMVVDDDFRVANLHAGIVESIAGFTIGGTANTVRAARDIVAAKHIDLALVDVYLPDGSGIDLVRELSCESMVLTAATESATVRAAIAAGALAFLVKPFPHTMLAARLAGYARYRRILATPQVDNGRVESALQALRPAALPTTGNSATSPTKDLVLHTIMDSEAPLSAGEVAVAIGISRATAQRYLAALVAAGTVSMRLRYGTTGRPEQEYSPARRR; translated from the coding sequence ATGGCCGCAACAGATCTGACCGTAATGGTGGTGGACGACGACTTCCGCGTGGCGAATCTGCACGCCGGAATCGTCGAATCCATCGCCGGTTTCACCATCGGGGGCACCGCGAACACGGTGCGTGCCGCCCGCGATATCGTCGCGGCGAAACATATCGACCTGGCGCTGGTCGATGTCTATCTGCCGGATGGTTCCGGAATCGATCTGGTGCGCGAATTATCCTGCGAAAGCATGGTTTTGACGGCGGCGACGGAAAGCGCGACGGTGCGCGCCGCGATCGCCGCCGGCGCGCTCGCCTTCCTGGTGAAACCGTTCCCGCACACCATGCTCGCGGCCCGGCTCGCCGGCTACGCCCGCTACCGGCGCATCCTGGCCACCCCGCAGGTGGACAACGGACGGGTGGAATCGGCGCTGCAGGCATTGCGCCCGGCCGCGCTGCCGACAACGGGCAACTCGGCCACCTCGCCGACGAAAGACCTTGTGCTGCATACGATCATGGATTCCGAGGCGCCGCTCTCGGCGGGTGAGGTCGCGGTGGCGATCGGCATCTCGCGGGCCACCGCGCAGCGGTACCTCGCGGCGCTGGTCGCCGCGGGCACGGTGAGTATGCGGTTGCGCTACGGCACCACCGGACGCCCGGAGCAGGAGTATTCACCGGCTCGGCGGCGCTGA
- a CDS encoding alpha/beta fold hydrolase: MDSGVGRLSGSARRRAQLWVPGAEAAPAQLPPWRRIDLADGQRVVARVAEGETPILLLHGWAITADVNFCHVMQPLADEYGIVAMDMRGHGRGLPLKRGTRFDIAQCADDAAAVLDALGVEKVVVCGYSLGGPVGLEFALRHRDRVAGLVFQATAMAFDSTADKFGRMLFRALRPLADHNRRGFGRSAPVAYFRHVRSRGSQNAAWWPWLRSELVLCHPRVIVDVILAEYDFDFRPHAQDLAGLPVSSVITARDGAVPPHDQRELAALLNAKVFELDSAHDVFLTDPSAYTAATFAAIEYVRSHGD, from the coding sequence ATGGACAGCGGTGTTGGACGGTTGAGCGGTTCGGCTCGTCGGCGCGCACAGCTGTGGGTGCCGGGGGCCGAGGCCGCGCCCGCACAGCTGCCGCCGTGGCGCCGGATCGATCTCGCCGATGGTCAGCGGGTGGTCGCGCGCGTCGCCGAGGGGGAGACGCCGATACTGCTGCTGCACGGTTGGGCGATCACCGCCGACGTGAACTTCTGTCACGTGATGCAGCCGCTCGCCGACGAGTACGGCATCGTCGCGATGGATATGCGCGGGCACGGCCGCGGTCTGCCACTGAAGCGCGGCACGCGATTCGATATCGCGCAGTGCGCCGACGACGCCGCCGCGGTACTCGACGCGCTCGGCGTCGAGAAGGTGGTGGTGTGCGGGTATTCGCTCGGCGGCCCGGTCGGGCTGGAATTCGCGCTGCGCCATCGTGATCGGGTGGCCGGACTGGTATTCCAGGCCACCGCAATGGCTTTCGACAGCACCGCGGACAAATTCGGCCGGATGCTGTTCCGTGCGTTGCGGCCGCTGGCCGATCACAATCGGCGCGGGTTCGGCCGCTCTGCTCCGGTGGCCTACTTCCGGCACGTGCGTTCGCGCGGTTCGCAGAACGCCGCGTGGTGGCCGTGGCTGCGCAGCGAACTCGTGCTCTGCCATCCGCGGGTGATCGTCGACGTGATACTCGCCGAATACGACTTCGACTTCCGCCCGCATGCGCAAGATCTTGCCGGACTGCCGGTTTCGTCGGTGATCACCGCCAGGGACGGCGCGGTGCCGCCACACGATCAGCGCGAGCTCGCCGCGCTGTTGAACGCCAAGGTATTCGAGCTGGACTCGGCGCACGACGTATTCCTGACCGACCCGTCCGCCTACACCGCGGCTACTTTCGCGGCCATCGAATACGTACGCTCACACGGCGATTGA
- a CDS encoding sensor histidine kinase, with amino-acid sequence MVDADGRPAPPPAPVPGVADAGSDSAAAPNAADRRSAHSSVPDAPGLAAHASVVVPGADGAQMIRRPASLSTVSLRRRVTAISVVLVAIALAALVVLANALFGLVADRGMNAILTDRMREARELSARGVPAQQLVFELDQRSVRARLVLPDGQVLGSLTEKRIAHGQTMTRTIELTGPAIGRARLTLGVDTGILAGARARLWWLVALSGTAALVATALALSIGVGRALAPLDTMTRLAREIAHGRRGIRLAPTRADTELGRTAAAFDEMLDELEGAEARAIAAEERTRTFVADAAHELRTPITGIAAVAEAVLRESPDADPEERERLHLLLVREAHRAGRLVDDLLDLARIDAGALELHREPVELRALAQTQVDRVAVQHPELTVAVDGDEVTVGADPARISQILANLLDNACRATPSGGRVTVSIGRRADIAEVLITDTGVGVPDAERERIFDRLVRLDRDRGRATGGSGLGLPIARGYARAHGGELACLPADSGAEFLLTLPV; translated from the coding sequence ATGGTCGACGCCGATGGCCGCCCAGCCCCACCGCCAGCGCCTGTTCCGGGCGTCGCTGACGCCGGTTCGGATTCCGCGGCCGCGCCGAATGCCGCCGATCGCCGTTCCGCTCACTCGTCAGTTCCGGATGCCCCCGGCCTGGCGGCGCATGCGTCCGTGGTTGTGCCGGGTGCCGATGGTGCGCAGATGATCCGGCGGCCCGCGAGCCTGTCGACGGTATCGCTGCGGCGGCGGGTCACCGCGATCTCGGTGGTGCTGGTGGCGATCGCGCTCGCGGCGCTGGTCGTATTGGCGAACGCGCTGTTCGGGCTGGTCGCCGACCGGGGAATGAACGCGATCCTCACCGACCGGATGCGCGAGGCGCGGGAGCTGTCGGCGCGCGGTGTTCCGGCGCAGCAGTTGGTGTTCGAACTGGACCAGCGGTCGGTGCGCGCCCGGCTGGTGCTGCCCGACGGGCAGGTGCTCGGCAGCCTGACCGAGAAGCGAATCGCGCACGGCCAGACGATGACTCGCACCATCGAGCTGACCGGCCCGGCCATCGGCAGGGCGCGGCTGACGCTCGGCGTCGACACCGGGATACTCGCGGGCGCGCGGGCCCGGCTGTGGTGGCTGGTCGCGCTGTCCGGCACCGCCGCGCTGGTGGCGACGGCGCTGGCGCTGAGTATCGGCGTCGGCCGCGCGCTCGCGCCGCTGGACACCATGACCCGGCTGGCCCGCGAGATCGCGCACGGCCGCAGGGGAATTCGGCTCGCGCCGACCCGCGCCGACACCGAATTGGGCCGCACCGCAGCGGCTTTCGATGAAATGCTGGACGAGCTGGAGGGTGCGGAGGCGCGCGCCATCGCCGCCGAGGAGCGCACCCGCACCTTCGTCGCCGACGCCGCGCACGAATTGCGCACGCCCATCACGGGAATAGCCGCGGTGGCCGAGGCGGTGCTGCGCGAATCGCCGGACGCCGATCCCGAGGAGCGGGAGCGGCTGCATCTGCTGCTGGTGCGCGAGGCGCATCGGGCCGGACGGCTCGTCGACGATCTGCTGGATCTGGCCAGGATCGATGCGGGTGCGCTGGAACTGCACCGGGAGCCGGTGGAATTGCGCGCGCTGGCGCAGACCCAGGTGGACCGCGTCGCGGTCCAGCATCCGGAGCTGACGGTGGCCGTCGACGGCGATGAGGTGACCGTCGGCGCGGATCCGGCGCGGATCAGCCAGATCCTGGCCAATCTGCTCGACAATGCCTGTCGCGCAACGCCTTCCGGTGGCCGCGTCACGGTGTCGATCGGCCGTCGCGCCGATATCGCCGAGGTGCTGATCACCGATACCGGCGTCGGCGTCCCGGATGCCGAGCGGGAACGCATCTTCGATCGACTGGTCCGGCTCGACCGCGATCGCGGCCGAGCCACGGGTGGTTCCGGCCTCGGGCTGCCCATCGCGCGCGGTTACGCCCGCGCGCATGGTGGCGAATTGGCCTGTCTGCCAGCCGATTCGGGTGCGGAGTTCCTGCTGACGCTGCCGGTGTAG
- a CDS encoding ABC transporter permease codes for MSHDVLPAVVPVNEPDHEILARVRNNVRRKRIRTWGLRIALIALWLGSWELTATLWIDPFFYSKPSLIWQRLVEWFTDGTQFGSIWLQILTTVQEAVLGFVIGTVAGVVLGTLLGRSRYWAEVLAPFIKALNAVPRIVLASLFIIWFGLGLQSKVATVVVLVFFAVFFNAFTGAREVDGNVINNARILGASRRQVLGAIVLPSATTWILSSLHTAFGFALIGAVVGEYAGAGKGLGLLISNAQGTFDSAGIYAGMIIITVIALIAEWAIGVAEARLLKWRPSQAQSGHGI; via the coding sequence GTGTCGCATGATGTGCTGCCCGCCGTCGTCCCGGTCAACGAGCCGGATCACGAAATTCTGGCCCGCGTACGAAATAACGTACGGCGCAAGCGGATTCGAACCTGGGGTCTGCGGATCGCGCTGATCGCGCTGTGGCTGGGCTCATGGGAGCTCACCGCGACGCTGTGGATCGACCCGTTCTTCTATTCCAAGCCCTCGCTGATCTGGCAGCGCCTGGTCGAATGGTTCACCGACGGAACGCAATTCGGCTCCATCTGGCTGCAGATCCTGACCACCGTCCAGGAGGCCGTGCTCGGTTTCGTCATCGGGACGGTCGCCGGTGTCGTGCTCGGCACGCTGCTCGGCCGCAGCCGGTACTGGGCCGAGGTGCTCGCGCCGTTCATCAAGGCGCTCAACGCCGTTCCGCGCATCGTGCTCGCCTCGCTGTTCATCATCTGGTTCGGCCTGGGCCTACAGTCCAAGGTGGCGACGGTGGTGGTGCTGGTGTTCTTCGCGGTGTTCTTCAACGCGTTCACCGGCGCCCGCGAGGTGGACGGCAATGTCATCAACAATGCGCGCATCCTCGGCGCGAGCAGGCGGCAGGTGCTCGGCGCCATCGTGCTGCCCAGTGCGACCACCTGGATCCTGTCCAGCCTGCACACCGCGTTCGGCTTCGCGCTGATCGGCGCGGTGGTCGGCGAATACGCGGGCGCCGGTAAGGGTTTGGGCCTGCTGATCAGCAATGCGCAGGGCACCTTCGATTCGGCGGGCATCTACGCGGGCATGATCATCATCACGGTGATCGCGCTGATCGCCGAGTGGGCGATCGGCGTCGCCGAGGCGCGACTGCTGAAATGGCGTCCGTCGCAGGCGCAGTCGGGCCACGGGATCTGA
- a CDS encoding MarR family winged helix-turn-helix transcriptional regulator: protein MAEPRGPLMSPGFWLHHAALEWRATVERNLRPLGLTLTQFNLLASTGWLSRHGELPTQQQVVDMAGADRMMGSRVIRALAESGFVERHIDPDDARALRLAVTPKGREVAGRAIRIVNDTDEQIFGPDADSLRAQLQTIAAQRLPHLTD from the coding sequence GTGGCTGAACCGCGCGGCCCGCTGATGAGTCCCGGATTCTGGCTGCATCACGCCGCACTGGAGTGGCGGGCGACGGTCGAGCGGAACCTGCGCCCGCTCGGGCTCACCCTCACCCAGTTCAACCTGCTCGCCTCCACCGGCTGGCTGTCCCGCCACGGCGAACTGCCGACTCAGCAACAGGTCGTCGATATGGCCGGGGCCGATCGGATGATGGGCTCACGGGTGATCCGGGCGCTGGCCGAAAGCGGCTTCGTCGAACGGCATATCGACCCCGACGACGCCCGCGCGCTGCGCCTCGCGGTCACGCCGAAGGGCCGCGAGGTGGCCGGGCGCGCTATCCGCATCGTCAACGACACCGACGAGCAGATCTTCGGCCCCGATGCCGATTCGCTCCGCGCCCAGCTGCAAACCATTGCGGCGCAACGGCTTCCGCACCTGACGGACTGA